In Cryptomeria japonica chromosome 5, Sugi_1.0, whole genome shotgun sequence, the genomic window TCATGAATTTGATGCAGGAGAAACTGGAGCTGCTTATTGAAAAGGGGAGCATTGTTAACAAATATGGAATTCGGGTGCAGATTATAGGGGATTTGAGCCTTTTTCCCCAGCATGTAAGAGAAGCTGCAGAAAGAGCCATGGCTTTCTCCAGAAATAATGATAGGGCTGTTCTAAATATCTGTGCCCCTTATACTGGCACACAGGAGATTGCCCAGGCTGTTGAAGGTGTTATTAAAAATGGGGATTTAGCTGAAAAGGAGATTAGGGCTGAGGATATTGAAAGGCATTTGTATACATCGAATTGCCCAGAGCCAGAGCTTTTGATTAGGACTTCTGGGGAGACCAGGCTTAGCAATTTTTTCCTCTGGCAGACTTCCTTTTCTTTGCTCTATGCTACTCCAACTCTCTGGCCTGAGTTTACCTTCAGGCACCTCATCAGGGCTATTTTGGAGTATCAGAGAGCTTACCCATTTCTGCAGAAGCAAAAAGATCAACAGCAAAAGCTTGTTTCTCATCAGCACCATGACTAATTGCATTAGTCATAGTTTTGAATTAAATGCTTTTGCAACCAGATCTGGTAGTTTATGTTGTTGAAAACTTGCACAGTCGTATTCAATAATTTTTCTTTCGAAGTTTAGCTCTTTCTCTTTATAGAGATTGTTTCTGGATTTGTTATATATGTGTTTTTTGATTGAGATTTCGGATCAGATTTCGGATCATACTAAGTGATCTATTCAAAATGGACTGAAAAATCTATACCAATATTACATTCTTTTTTATTTTACGTTATGTCATTAGCTTCAATTTAAAGGACTGTATTAAGAGCAATTGTTACACAGATTGTATACAATTTTTTGGTGTTCTAAAGGGAATGGCTCAAAtcaaatcacacacactaagcttacacttctaggcttaaaagtgttaaacaattagagttgactgacattttctattctctagacttaatatgttgcttagtgtgtgtgatttaaggctGTCATTAAGGGTAGATGTATTGGAGTTAATAGACTGGATGTTACTTGGATGTTACTTGTTTGTCTATTTACTTGATAGACCCCATATTTGTTTAGACTTTTTGAATTCTCACAGTGATTTTCTATATGTAACAAGAGGTGCATTGGGGTTAATGGACTTGTTATTATTTGCTCAGTCAATGTATTGATGTTTACTTGCTAGACCTTATACTCATTTATTGGTTGTTTACTTGGGTTTTGGCTATGGGGCCGATAGAATGTACTGGCCCCACAGTGTAATAGTGTATTTGTAAGTGTTACACTATTAGACTGGGCCATTATTGGCTACATAGACATCACTGTTTACTTGCTGGACCCCgcatttgtttaatttttttgaattctcaCAATAATTTTCTATATGTAACAAGTGGTGCAATGACTCCAATACACACTTATAAATACACTATGGGACCGGTGCATTATATGGGTTCCATAAAAAGCGCTGTTTACCTATTGGACCCCATATTTGTTTAATATTTTTGAATTCTTACATTAACTTTTTATATGTAACAAGTGGTGCAATGAATCTGAAGTGTATCGGAGTCAAGTCAATGTACTTGTTTAACTTTTTGAATTCTTATTTGATTAAAACTATGTTCCAAGTCTAAATCTCAAAAATATTTATAAACttctcaaaaataaataaatttaaaagaaaTGTATCCAACAATCAAATTATCAAGAGAAATCTCTCTAATAGATAGGTGAAGAGCACAAATAGTCATTATAGCTAACATCGCGCACCCTAAGCACCTAAACTTTATATCAGGTTTTGAcaattatttttttgttgtcttcATATAAAACTATTGTTCTAGCTTCTAGATAGTAAAGATGAACGCTATGGGATTTGCTGTGTGCAAAAGGGTCAAAAAGCCAATGCTTCGgatcaaacaccatgatccatcatcagggcaAGAGAGCAAGTGAGAGAGCAGGAGATCAGAAATCATGGTGTTTGATCCAAAACATTGGCAACATCAAAAAAGCTACATGGTCAAATCcagaaaaattaaaaacaaaagatATTCCATATTGCCTCGTTACTTGTTAACCAAAAAATTGCAAGATtgatccaatacttatgcacaaatgttccaataatCATGCACTATTGGTAACAAAAAGTTGCACAATTGATCTAATTACAaactttttttttccaaaaaatgggTAGCTATTTACCCACTAGATGATTTTATAATGGACTTTAAATTGACAAAATCATATGAATGGTAATTGAAACATGGATTgtaattggtgctcttcccctatattgatttaataaaaaacaattataaattaaaattcttttgaaaaaataataaaagacTTTTTGAATCAAAATTTAGATCACACCAATCGAATAACTTAAAAATGAATTATAacccaaaatcaaaataaaataaaaattacttaaaAATGAATGCAATTAATAAATCATTATTAAGGAAGAAATTGCATTAATCTTTTAATTTGAAGTAATAATAGATACACCTTCTGAACAGATCATCTCcatgaaaaaaaaataaataagaaagtTAAGTAAACTTCTTTGTACCCATCATAAAGTTGTGGAATTGAAAATTTAGGTATATTAATAATTCCAGTTTTCAAGAAGAACAGACACAGCTGTAAAGGAGATCCTCTCTGCATTAAAACCAGTGAAACGAAAGTAAACTTTTGCCACAAAGACTTATactaaaaaaaatagttttaatgACTAGTTGTTGAACCTCTCACCGACTTTCACACTTTATAATTAAAGTGGATACAGTATTTGATTTTTTAGGTCTTTTAACATTATTTTTTGCCACAATCTATCTGTCACGGATGCCCATATCTCGTCTTCAAAAAGCAGGTACTAAATTATACCAATACCTTTTTAATACAGATAGGTAACTCATATTATAATGTGAATCTTCTTTTTTTTGGTCAATTATAACAAATCAACCATAAAGAATTTAAAGGCAATCTAAACTAATTATTTTGTGAATGTTCTTATATAGATTTCAAATATGTatagatattttaatttttattaaaaa contains:
- the LOC131037277 gene encoding dehydrodolichyl diphosphate synthase CPT3 — translated: MASYSAFKSFSSSCFQKAAAFLANSIYQIFRRFVIWIVSAGSVPNHVAIIMDGNRRYATKRNVKKLKGHEFGYNSLMHTLRDCYELGIKYVSVYAFSIENFRRSKEEVETLMNLMQEKLELLIEKGSIVNKYGIRVQIIGDLSLFPQHVREAAERAMAFSRNNDRAVLNICAPYTGTQEIAQAVEGVIKNGDLAEKEIRAEDIERHLYTSNCPEPELLIRTSGETRLSNFFLWQTSFSLLYATPTLWPEFTFRHLIRAILEYQRAYPFLQKQKDQQQKLVSHQHHD